A segment of the Thermodesulfatator atlanticus DSM 21156 genome:
CGAAACTTTGATTCTTGCAGACGTAGCAGAAAAAGCCCTTAACCAGATGGAATACAACCTGGAAGAACTCTTAAACGGCCGCTTCCCCAAAGAAAAGGTAAAAGAGCTGGCAAAGCTTCTCTCACAGGGCCGCTGGACCCACGATTATCCCATCACTTTTGACGAAGCCAAGGCCCTGGGGCTTCCGGTAAGCAAAAACATGCCTGAAGAAATCTACGAACTCATGAATCTTTTCCCCCAGCCCATGCGCCAGCAGCCATCAGTAGAATTTGCTCCAGCCCCAAGGCGTATTCCCCCGAGAGGGAATAACCATTAAAAGGAGGTAAAAATGGAAGAGAAAAACGAACTAAAAGAACTCAAAGAAAAATTAGCTTATAAGTCTGCCCATGTGTGGGATAAAATAGACCAAGACGAAAAAAATGCCCTGGAACTTTTGGCAACTGACTACAAAGACTTCTTGACCAAAGGCAAAACCGAAAGGGAATGTGCCGAAGAGATATGTCATCTACTTGAAAAAAGAGGCTTTCACCCCCAAAGCACCACCCGCTGGTATTACGTTTTGCGCAACAAAGTCGTGGCTGCAGTAGTAGCCGGGCGTAACCCCCTAACAGACGGCATAAGGCTTATTGCCAGTCACATTGACTCTCCACGCCTTGACCTTAAGCTTCACCCCCTTCTTGAAGAATACGACATGGCTTATCTCAAAACCCACTATTACGGTGGTATCAAAAAATATCACTGGGTCGCCATGCCCCTTGCCCTTCACGGTGTGGTGATCAAAAATGACGGCGAGGTCGTGCACATAAAGATTGGCGAAGACGAAAAAGACCCGGTGCTCACCATCTGTGACCTTTTGCCTCACCTTGCCCGCAAAGTTCAGGGGGAGAAAAAGCTCTCTGAAGCCATCCCAGGAGAAAAACTTAACGTGCTGGTAGGCGGAATCCCTTTGGCAGATAGTGAAGAAAAAGAAAGAGTCAAGCTTGGCATCTTAAAGCTTTTAAACGACCGCTACGGGCTGGTAGAAGAAGACTTTATCAGTGCTGAGCTTGAAGTTGTTCCAGCAGGCCCTGCCCGTGATGTAGGGCTTGACCGGGCCTTTATCGGAGGCTACGGCCAGGATGACCGCATCTGCGCCTTCACTTCTCTTGCTGCTATTTTGAACCTTGAAGCCCCGGCCTATACCTCCATCGCCCTTTTCCTTGACAAAGAAGAAATAGGCTCAGACGGAAACACCGGGGCCAAAAGCAGGCTCCTTGAAAAAATCTATTATGACCTCCTAAAGCGCGCAGGGCTTTCTCCTTCCGGGGACCTTCTGCTGGAACTACTTTTTAAAACCAAAGCCATCTCCGCAGACGTGACCGCAGGCATTGACCCGTTTTATCAGGAAGTCCATGAAAAACTAAACGACGCCAAGATCGGCCATGGGGTGGTGGTCACCAAATACACCGGCCATGGGGGCAAATACGCTGCCAATGACGCCCATGCTGAATACGTGGGCTGGCTAAGACGGGTGTTAAACGAAGCCCGTGTGATCTGGCAGGCAGCCTCTTTTGGGAAGGTGGACGAAGGCGGCGGAGGCACGGTAGCCAAGTATCTAGCCTTCCACGGCATGGAAATTATCGATTGCGGGCCGCCGCTTCTTTCCATGCATTCTCCTTTTGAAATTGCTCACAAAGGCGATCTTTATATGACTTACCGCGCTTACAAAGCCTTTTACGAGGCAGGATAATGACCATTAAAAAGGGAGACTTAATACTTCTTTGCACCGAAGAGGGCCGCACCTATTTGATAGAAGCAAACGAGCGGCCCTTTCAAACCCACAAAGACAATTTTCCTTTAAAGGAACTTGTTGGGAAACCCTTTGGAACCACGATAATTGGCACCAAAGGCCACAAAGCCTATGCCCTGCGCCCTACGGTCTATGACTACCTGATGAAGCTTAAAAGGGTCACCCAGATCATCTATCCCAAAGACATCGGCTATATCCTCTTAAGACTTGATGTTTGCCCTGGAAAGATTGTCCTTGAATGCGGCACCGGCTCTGGGAGTCTTCTCATCGCCTTTAGCCACGCTGTTGGGGAAGAAGGCAAAGTCATCTCTTATGAAAAAGAAGCCCGTTTCCAGGAGGTAGCAAGGGAAAACTTAAAACGATTTGGCCTGTTAGAAAGGGTTGTTTTTAAGGGCGAGGCCCAGGGAGTTTTTGAAGAAAAAGAAGAAGTTGACGCGGTGTTTCTTGACCTCAAAACCCCGTGGGAATTACTGGAAGGTGCGTGGCGTGCCCTAAAAGGCGGGGCTCCCCTCGGTGTTTTACTCCCCACCGCCAATCAGGTAAGTGAGACCCTTAGGGCTTTGGAAAAACTTCCCTTTGTGGGCACCGAAGTCCTAGAAATCATGCTTCGTTTTTATAAAACAAACCCTGAAAGATTTCGCCCTGAAGACCGCATGGTGGCACACACCGCCTATTTGCTTTTTACCCGAAAAATCAAGGAGGACTAAAATGAACCAAGGCTTTGAAGTATCCAAGGAAGGCATAAAAATTATTGACCCCTCAAAAGCAAGGAAAGCCTTAGACGATCTTGTCTATGAAGCGGTCTTCACCGAAGAAAAAGAATTAAAAGAAAAGCGCCTTATCTTTGTAAAAGAACTGGCCAAGTCTTTAGGGGCCATTCCCGCCTCAATTTTCGGGCTTTACCAGGAAATGGCAAAAGAATTTCCTGGTTTTACCGTACCTGCTATCAATATCCGCGGGCTAACTTATGATTTTGCCCGCACAGTTTTTCGCGTAGCCCTTGAGAAAAACGTAAGTGCTTTGATTTTTGAAATTGCTCGCTCTGAAATAAGCTATACGCTTCAGCGCCCCCTTGAATACGCAAGTGTTATCACTGCCGCCGCAGCACGTGAGGGTTACACCGGACCTGTCTTTATCCAGGGAGACCATTTCCAGTTTAAAAGAAAGGCCTTTTTCGCTGCCCCTGATAAAGAAAAAGAAAATATCAAAAAACTTACAAACGAGGCCTTAGAGGCAGAGTTCTACCAGATAGACATAGATGCTTCCACCCTGGTTGACATCGAAAAACCAACTTTGGAGGAACAACAGTACTTTAACTCCCTTATGACTGCTGAGATGACCAGCTACATCCGCGAAAGAGAGCCTATGGGAGTTACGGTAAACATTGGAGGGGAAATCGGCGAAATCGGCGGGCATAACAGCACCCCTGAAGAACTCAGGGCCTTTATGAATGAATACCTGAAACATCTTGAAAAAGGCCCTGGCATCTCAAAAATAAGCGTGCAAACTGGTACAGCTCACGGCGGTGTTGTTCTCCCTGACGGAAGTGTAGCTAAAGTTGCCGTTGACTTTGATACCCTTAAAACCCTTTCTGAGATTGCCCGGCGTGAATATGGCATGGCAGGGGCCGTGCAGCACGGGGCCTCCACCCTGCCTGAGGAAATGTTTCATCTCTTCCCGGAAGTTGGTTGCTGTGAAATACACCTGGCAACCGGCTTTCAAAACCTGATCTATGACCACCCGGCGCTTCCGGAATCCTTTAGGCAAAAAATTTACGTCTTTTTAAAAGAAAACTTCCGTAAAGAGTGGAAAGAAGGCTGGTCTGAGGCCCAGTTTATTTACAAAGTACGTAAAAAAGGCTTTGGCCCATTTAAAAAAGATTGGTGGGACTTAGACCCTAAAATAAAAGAACAAATCATGAAAACACTTGCCGAAAAGACAGCTTTTCTCTTTGAAAAGCTAAAAGTGACTGATACCAAAAGAATAGTAACGGAAACTGTTAAGCCGGTTTTTGTTTCTAAGATTTAGAATCAAAAAGAAAAGGGCCGGTTGCCCGGCCCTTTTCTTTTGTCTTATTCTTGGTGCATACCTTTTTCGAGGTCCTGCCCCGGTAAGCTGTACATCACGGTAGAACCAGTGGAGAAGTACTCAAGTTTACCTTCCCGCACGAGTTCATTGGCCGCTTTTTTGATAAGCATGGGCTTGGCATCAGGGATGGCCCTCTGCATGTCTTTTAGATAAATCTTAGACTTGCTTTTGGCCTTCTTTTCCATAAACTCAAGAATCTTTTGTTTGACCTCTTCGATATCCATAACAATAAACCTCCTTGTTTAATTCCTACTTAATATCCACATGGCTGGTGAACTTAAAGTGCAACGAAGTACGATAAGTATCGTAAGCCAGGCGATAGTCGTCCATAGTCTTAGGAGAGAACGGAATTTCACAGAGTTCGTAGAAGCGTTCCCAGCCAATGCGCTCTGCCCATTCACCAATACGTTCATACTTGCGGGCATGTTTGGCATAGGTTTCAAGAATCTTGCGCACCCATTTAACCGTGGTTGGCCAGCGCGGAGGTTCATTCGGGATGTAAGGAATGACAAGTTTGGAGAACTTGGGAGCAGAAACACGGTTAGAAATTTTACCGCCAACCAAAATGGCAACACCGTCGCCTTCGCCGTCAGCAATAGGCATAGCCGGACACATGGTGTAGCAGTTACCACAGAACATACAGCGAGACTCGTTTACGCGCACGGTCTTCTTCTTCTTGCCATCAATCTCAACCGTAGCAGGCTTAATAGCACCCGTAGGACACGAAGCAAGAACCAGCGGAATTTCACAAACATATTCAAGACGATCGTCTTCAACTAGTGGCGGCTTACGGTGAATACCAAGGATAGCAATATCAGAACAGTGAACCGCACCACACATGTTAAGGCAGCAAGCAAGCGCAATGCGAACCTGCGCAGGAAGAGTCATGCTGCCAAAGTAATCCATTAAATCGTCCATCACGGACTTAACGATACCAGAGGCATCAATAGCAGGGGTGTGGCAGTGAACCCAACCCTGGGTATGAACGATGTTGGTAACACCTGCACCGGTACCACCAATGGGGAACTTATAAGAGCCGCCAGGGTGCTTGCGGTTCTTAAGGTCTTCTATGAGGTTGCGCAGGGTTTCTTCGTCGGTAACGTGGAATTCAATGTTGTTACGGGTTGTCCAGCGCACATAGCCATCGCAGAACTTATCGGCGATTTCGCAAACCTCGCGGATATAATCCGTGGTGGCAAGACGCGGGGTCCCCACACGAACTACATAAACGACATCTCCGGTCTCACTGGTGTACTTAAGCACACCTGGTTCAAGGATTTCATGGCTCTTCCACTTACCGTAATTCTTTTTGATTACCGGGGGGAAGAACTGCGCATAGTGTGGAGGACCGATATCAGTAATACGGTTCTCCATGGGTTTCTGAGGGTTATAAAGCTTTTCGCCAAGTTCAGGATCATAAGGCTTGCTATAAATCTCATCTAACTCAATCTGCTGAATCTCTTCATAAACTTTGTCGGACATATTGACCTCCTTCTATTCTAAAACTTTTTTAATTTAAGGAGCAAAGCTCCATATTTTCTAAGTTATCTTTAAGCAGGGTGACGCTTACGGAATTCCTTAATATCACGCTTCCAGCCACCCTCGACTTCTTCTTCTTTCCAGAAGACGTATGGGTTGGAACGAGGTTCTTTAACCATCTGAGGCACATGCTTGAGCTTGACAGTTTCAACGAAGTTGGCCAGGCCAACACGCTGTATCAATTCACCGAGACGTTCACGGTTTTTGCCCTCTTCCATCCAGAACATCCAGACGTTTTCAATGATTTCTTTGAGTTCATCGTATGGAGGTTCAAGGCGAATGAAAGGAACCATCACGGTAGAGAGCTGAGCACCTTCAAGGATCGGAGCCTTAGCACCCATAAGTATGGTAGCACCGGTGTCAGTACCAGGGCGAAGGGCTTCAGGCATAACGTTTATACAGTGCATGCAGCGGTTACACTCAGCATTGTTGATATGAAGTTTTTCACCATCCCAGTACATGCACTGGGTGGGGCAAAGGTCTATTACTTCCTTCTGGATATCAAACTTACCCCAGTCACGACCAGCGTGGGCACCAGCATTAGGTTTAAGTTCACCGCCTACATAGGCCTTAACAGCTTCCTGGTCAATGCGGATATCGTCTATCCAGGTTCCAATGATTGACATATCTGCACGAGCGATAGAAGCCACGCAGTCGTTAGGGCAACCAGAAATCTTAAACTTAAACTTATAAGGGAACGCAGGACGGTGAAGTTCGTCCTGATAGGTCATGGTAAGGTCGTAACAAAGGGCCTGGGTGTCAATGCAGCTCCATTCACAGCGAGCCTTACCGACACAACAAGAAGGAGTACGAAGGTTTGAACCAGAACCACCAAGGTCCATCTTAAGCTGATGGGTAAGGTCAAAGAAAACAGGTTCAAGCTGCTCGGTTACGGTACCAAGAAGGATGATGTCACCGGTGGAGCCATGGAAGTTAACCATACCGCTTCCACGGTTATCCCAAAGGTCACAAAGCTTCCTGAGCAAAGAAGAGTGATAAAACTTAGAAGCGGGCTGGTTAACACGAACGGTATGGAAAGCCCAGATGGCAGGGAACTTTTCCTGCTGGTCAGAGTAGCGACCAATAACGCCACCGCCATAGCCAAATACGCCAACGATACCGCCGTGCTTCCAGTGGGTCTCCTTGTGTTTGAAAGAAAGTTCAAGTTGACCAAGGAGATCCAAGCAGGCCTGTTTCTTTTTGTTTAAGCCGAAGTTTTCAATGTCATCCACAAAGCTTGGGAAAGGCCCCTTCTTCAACTCTTCCATCATTGGTGTGTCATGTTTTTTAATTTCCGACATCAACTAACCTCCTTAAAAGAGTTTTTCTCTACACCTTGCTAGCGCGAGCGTAGTAAGGTTTAAATTTTGTGTCAAGCAAAAAAACAAAAGGAAAACCAGGAATTATTGGGGATTAAGAGCCTAATTTCGGACTTATTCAATATTTTTTTCAGTTAAGTTAGAAAAAACACAGGCTAGAAAAACAGATAAAAAAGAGGATTATGAAGCTATTATCTCTCGCCAGGCTTCAAGAAGGCTTTCTTTTTCCTTTTTAAGGACCAAAACCACCTTTGATAGCTGTTTTTTATCTAAAGGCAGCCCTTTAGGCCATTTAGGTAAGCGGCTAAAATCTTCTTCAGGCACAAACCCCGAGGCCCTGGCGATAATATCAGCTTTAAATAAAAAGGCTGCGGTTTCGTTTATTTTGCCATTTTCCACTGGCCGGTGGTGACTTTCGATAGCAGCCACAAATTCTTCTGAAAATCTCCAGTGTTTGGCCACATAAGCACCGATCTCGGTATGAAGAAGACCTATTTCCTGTTCGGCCTCATAAAAAGACGCTGCTTTAGCCTCTTGGATGGCCAGGATTTTCAAGAAAAAATCCGGTAAAAAAACAGCTAAAACCAGGCGGCCAATATCGTGCAAAAGGCCAATAGTGTAAAAGCTGTCTCCTTCCTGAATATTTTCTTGTTCTGCCAGGAGAAAAGCTGCCCGGGCAACACCAATAGAATGAATCCAAAGACGCACCAGGTCAAATTTTTTAAAGGTGGCCGCAGGCTTGAGAACATAATTCAGGGCATTTGCCAAGACGATGTTTCTTACTTCTCCAAAGCCAAGCCTAACAATAGCCATTTTAAGACTCTTAGTTTCGCCTCCTGCAGTAGCATAAAGGGGAGAATTGGCAATCTTTAAGATTTTAGCAGCAAGAGCCTGGTCCTCATGAATAATTTTTTCGAGCTCTTTGGCCGAGGCGTCTTTTTCTATAGCAGTTAAGACCCTTTGGCTTGTTTGAGGCAGAGTTGGAAGTTTATCAAGCCTTTTAAAGATGTCTGCAAGTCTTTTTTCGTCCATCATTTATTTATTCGGCCAAAAAATAAAAGGCTTAAAATTTTAAAGTTTTCCAGGACCACGCCGAAAAAAATAGTGATGGCTACGATGGTTTTAACAGAAGAAAAAATTAGGCAATTGCAAGGGGTCCTGGAAAACCAGCTTTTGACCATTGGGGTCTCACTAGCAATCCTGATAGACGAAGCAGGAAACGTAATCGTCTCTTCAGGTAACGGTACCAATGTGGACACGACATCTCTTGCAGCGCTTGCGGCGGCGAATTTTGGCGCTACTGCGCAGATTGCCAAGCTCCTGGGTGAGGAAGATTTCTCTATCCTTTATCACAAAGGCAAGCGCGATAACATCCATTTCAGCAAAATAGGCAAGGAATTTATCTTGGTCACTATATTTGGCGATGAGACCCCGTTAGGCCTGGTTAGATTAAGAGTGAGCCAAGTCTCACAAGAACTGCTTAATCTCCTTGCAGAAGACGACTTTTAAGCCTCAAGGTGAACTATGGCTTTAATTGATCTGCATAAACGTGAAATACACTGCAAAATTGTATATTATGGCCCTGGGAGATGCGGCAAGACCACCAATCTGTTCTATATCTATAATGCAGTCTCAGAAAAATATCGTGGTAAGCTTTTAACCATCGAAACCAAAGGGGACCGCACCCTTTTTTTTGATTTGCTCCCCATTAACCTGGGCAAAATCCACGGATTAGATATTCGTATTCAACTTTATACCGTTCCAGGGCAGGCGCATTATCGTGCTACACGCAAACTTGTCCTAAAAGGGGTTGATGGCATAGTCTTTGTAGCTGATTCCTTGAGAAAAAGGCGTGAAAAAAACATCGAAAGCTTACTAGACTTAAGAAACAATCTTCGCGAATACAATCTAGAGCTAGAAGAAGTTCCCTTAGTTTTTCAGTATAACAAACGGGACTTGGTATCAGCCAATATCCCGCTCCTCACCATAGAAGAATTAGAAAACGACCTCAACAAAGAATTGCGTGTTCCATATTTTGAGGCCGCAGCAGTAAAAGGCATTGGCGTGTTTGAGACCCTTAGGGAAATCAGCAAAAGGACGGTCAAATACGTGGCGCGCAAATACATTTTTTCGCAGAATTCTGCAAAAGCCCAAGGAGGCATTTTATGAGCCTTCCCAATGACAAAGACTTTGAATTAGCCGTAGATAAGGCCATTGATGAAATTTTTGGCAAAGTAGAATCACCTGAAAAAGAAATCGTTGAAGAAAACGAGGCCAAAACCCAACTTGAACTTGAGCCTATTAATGATACCGAGCTCAAGCTAGACTTAGAGCCAGCAACGGAAGAAAACAAAGTCATTGACTTCCCCCAATTAGAAGAAACCTTAAGCAAAATCGAGAAAGAAGAGCCTATTGAAGAAGCCCTTACCCAGGATGATCTAGAAAAAATTGCCGCGGCCCTCTTGAGCCTTGAGTGGGAAGTTACCCCTGAAACGTCTTTTGAATTCCTTACAATCCTTGAAGAAGCAAAACAAAAAGCTCCCCTGGAGCTACACCCCATATTTGACCTTCTCCATGAAGTTGGTACCTGGCTAAAAGACAGGCCAGAAGAAGCAAGACCAGAGTGGCTTCATTTTCTGCACCAAGGGATAGTGGCCTTGAATTTAGTAGTAGTCCACAAAAAAGATCCCGAACCTTACCTAGGGCAACTTAGACAGGCACTTAACAAGATCAAAAAAGGCCCTGAAACCGAAGAAGAAAAGATAAAAAAACGCCTAATAAAGCAATTAGCTTATGATTACCAAAGATTTGTCATGTTTGATTGGCTTTTTAGCCGCTCTCCCAAAACAAAACACTGGAAAACCATTTGCACCAAAGCTCTTAAAGAAATCGAAGAAGTCGTTTCAATGTTGCCAAAGGAAGAGCAGCCTAATTTAGAAGAAATAAAAACCAAAATCCTTCAAAAGGTCAAAAAACCTACCAAACAAATAGAAAAAACTCATCAAAATAAGGAACCACAAGAAACAAAGAAAGAATTACCTTTCAAAGAAGCTTATCACTGTATCTGTAACGGTGTAGATTTACTAATTCCCGCAGAGGAAGTGGCCTACTTTGGAAACTTTGACCCAAAATGGCAGAGTAAAATGAACGGGCAGTTTCCTTTGGTTTTGCTCCTCGGTTTCTGGCGCTTTTTCTCCATTGTCAAATTAAAAAATAAAATGAAGGGCGAACTTAGCCTGAAAGATGAAAAAACTCTAAGAAACCTCTCTTTACCTATCCTTAAAAAAGGTGAAGAACCTCTTTTCTTGCTGGTTTTATGGAAGAACGACAAAGGCGGCGTAGTACTTGCCGAAGACGCCTCTCTAATCAATATCCCTGAAGAAGCTTACTATGTCTCAAAAGGAAGTGGAGGTTCTATTTTCATAGGTAAAAAAGAATATATCGTTTTTAGGGTCTCATGAGTGGAGAAAATTTCGAACAGATATTCCGAGAAGCAGAAGTTTATGCCGAACAAGGCCTTTATGACGAGGCCATTTTGGCCTTTGAA
Coding sequences within it:
- the dsrB gene encoding dissimilatory-type sulfite reductase subunit beta, producing MENRITDIGPPHYAQFFPPVIKKNYGKWKSHEILEPGVLKYTSETGDVVYVVRVGTPRLATTDYIREVCEIADKFCDGYVRWTTRNNIEFHVTDEETLRNLIEDLKNRKHPGGSYKFPIGGTGAGVTNIVHTQGWVHCHTPAIDASGIVKSVMDDLMDYFGSMTLPAQVRIALACCLNMCGAVHCSDIAILGIHRKPPLVEDDRLEYVCEIPLVLASCPTGAIKPATVEIDGKKKKTVRVNESRCMFCGNCYTMCPAMPIADGEGDGVAILVGGKISNRVSAPKFSKLVIPYIPNEPPRWPTTVKWVRKILETYAKHARKYERIGEWAERIGWERFYELCEIPFSPKTMDDYRLAYDTYRTSLHFKFTSHVDIK
- a CDS encoding roadblock/LC7 domain-containing protein, which gives rise to MATMVLTEEKIRQLQGVLENQLLTIGVSLAILIDEAGNVIVSSGNGTNVDTTSLAALAAANFGATAQIAKLLGEEDFSILYHKGKRDNIHFSKIGKEFILVTIFGDETPLGLVRLRVSQVSQELLNLLAEDDF
- a CDS encoding HDOD domain-containing protein, whose protein sequence is MMDEKRLADIFKRLDKLPTLPQTSQRVLTAIEKDASAKELEKIIHEDQALAAKILKIANSPLYATAGGETKSLKMAIVRLGFGEVRNIVLANALNYVLKPAATFKKFDLVRLWIHSIGVARAAFLLAEQENIQEGDSFYTIGLLHDIGRLVLAVFLPDFFLKILAIQEAKAASFYEAEQEIGLLHTEIGAYVAKHWRFSEEFVAAIESHHRPVENGKINETAAFLFKADIIARASGFVPEEDFSRLPKWPKGLPLDKKQLSKVVLVLKKEKESLLEAWREIIAS
- a CDS encoding tRNA (adenine-N1)-methyltransferase, translated to MTIKKGDLILLCTEEGRTYLIEANERPFQTHKDNFPLKELVGKPFGTTIIGTKGHKAYALRPTVYDYLMKLKRVTQIIYPKDIGYILLRLDVCPGKIVLECGTGSGSLLIAFSHAVGEEGKVISYEKEARFQEVARENLKRFGLLERVVFKGEAQGVFEEKEEVDAVFLDLKTPWELLEGAWRALKGGAPLGVLLPTANQVSETLRALEKLPFVGTEVLEIMLRFYKTNPERFRPEDRMVAHTAYLLFTRKIKED
- a CDS encoding class II fructose-bisphosphate aldolase is translated as MNQGFEVSKEGIKIIDPSKARKALDDLVYEAVFTEEKELKEKRLIFVKELAKSLGAIPASIFGLYQEMAKEFPGFTVPAINIRGLTYDFARTVFRVALEKNVSALIFEIARSEISYTLQRPLEYASVITAAAAREGYTGPVFIQGDHFQFKRKAFFAAPDKEKENIKKLTNEALEAEFYQIDIDASTLVDIEKPTLEEQQYFNSLMTAEMTSYIREREPMGVTVNIGGEIGEIGGHNSTPEELRAFMNEYLKHLEKGPGISKISVQTGTAHGGVVLPDGSVAKVAVDFDTLKTLSEIARREYGMAGAVQHGASTLPEEMFHLFPEVGCCEIHLATGFQNLIYDHPALPESFRQKIYVFLKENFRKEWKEGWSEAQFIYKVRKKGFGPFKKDWWDLDPKIKEQIMKTLAEKTAFLFEKLKVTDTKRIVTETVKPVFVSKI
- a CDS encoding dissimilatory sulfite reductase D family protein — translated: MDIEEVKQKILEFMEKKAKSKSKIYLKDMQRAIPDAKPMLIKKAANELVREGKLEYFSTGSTVMYSLPGQDLEKGMHQE
- a CDS encoding GTP-binding protein, producing the protein MALIDLHKREIHCKIVYYGPGRCGKTTNLFYIYNAVSEKYRGKLLTIETKGDRTLFFDLLPINLGKIHGLDIRIQLYTVPGQAHYRATRKLVLKGVDGIVFVADSLRKRREKNIESLLDLRNNLREYNLELEEVPLVFQYNKRDLVSANIPLLTIEELENDLNKELRVPYFEAAAVKGIGVFETLREISKRTVKYVARKYIFSQNSAKAQGGIL
- the dsrA gene encoding dissimilatory-type sulfite reductase subunit alpha — protein: MSEIKKHDTPMMEELKKGPFPSFVDDIENFGLNKKKQACLDLLGQLELSFKHKETHWKHGGIVGVFGYGGGVIGRYSDQQEKFPAIWAFHTVRVNQPASKFYHSSLLRKLCDLWDNRGSGMVNFHGSTGDIILLGTVTEQLEPVFFDLTHQLKMDLGGSGSNLRTPSCCVGKARCEWSCIDTQALCYDLTMTYQDELHRPAFPYKFKFKISGCPNDCVASIARADMSIIGTWIDDIRIDQEAVKAYVGGELKPNAGAHAGRDWGKFDIQKEVIDLCPTQCMYWDGEKLHINNAECNRCMHCINVMPEALRPGTDTGATILMGAKAPILEGAQLSTVMVPFIRLEPPYDELKEIIENVWMFWMEEGKNRERLGELIQRVGLANFVETVKLKHVPQMVKEPRSNPYVFWKEEEVEGGWKRDIKEFRKRHPA
- a CDS encoding aminopeptidase; the encoded protein is MEEKNELKELKEKLAYKSAHVWDKIDQDEKNALELLATDYKDFLTKGKTERECAEEICHLLEKRGFHPQSTTRWYYVLRNKVVAAVVAGRNPLTDGIRLIASHIDSPRLDLKLHPLLEEYDMAYLKTHYYGGIKKYHWVAMPLALHGVVIKNDGEVVHIKIGEDEKDPVLTICDLLPHLARKVQGEKKLSEAIPGEKLNVLVGGIPLADSEEKERVKLGILKLLNDRYGLVEEDFISAELEVVPAGPARDVGLDRAFIGGYGQDDRICAFTSLAAILNLEAPAYTSIALFLDKEEIGSDGNTGAKSRLLEKIYYDLLKRAGLSPSGDLLLELLFKTKAISADVTAGIDPFYQEVHEKLNDAKIGHGVVVTKYTGHGGKYAANDAHAEYVGWLRRVLNEARVIWQAASFGKVDEGGGGTVAKYLAFHGMEIIDCGPPLLSMHSPFEIAHKGDLYMTYRAYKAFYEAG